In Parus major isolate Abel chromosome 1, Parus_major1.1, whole genome shotgun sequence, the following proteins share a genomic window:
- the KEL gene encoding kell blood group glycoprotein isoform X3 has protein sequence MSTLPQTCDQELRTGAEKERCLQGKSLLLCALLSTLLGFTLLITYLMMTCALGSCDAESDLALLERLLNSRNDTVNPCENFYKYACGRWEGKQSSRTREESLNVFDVLLEENLLILKRLLESPQSGVRGSAKEKAMQFYRSCMDTERIESQGAQPLKDFLNQVGGWHKTGVGETKDFNETLQILMSRYSTFPFFRVHVGPSPFDPKTNIIQIDHPEFDIPLESEFKEKNYLEVLRVYLSYLKKLGVLLGRTEDGPPDSFSLTLSFISNLQKFVTPLQKRQQRGMLFFRTTIRELQEKAPAIDWLACLKAVFQSVPMNLSQPIAVHDMDYLSNMSQLIEKWHKGSLQSSVHRVLHIYMIVCLVGNLSPALDSQFQDARLELYKILYGKMGSRMIPAERWRKCLSDTSSFFDPVLGKMIVQEIFPEQTKKFAEQMFSVIQDALCDRLDQVEWMDEQTRQNAKALLEINEDTFFLNVVACLKVLRENSYLKLLQHYPQKNWHVHPWSVHSYYSMTDHMVVLPAGMFRSPFFHMEFPSAVNFGAIGVFMAHEILHSFYGYVLPGGCPACNRSALQRSIDCLVEQYESYSFNVNGTFTLLENTADTGGVAIAYQAYKNWLKKHKEKDLPKIGLSHDQLFYLSFAHAMCGHQDPVMLQSSLNTDPHSPLPLRVSGPVSNSQDFSKSFQCPSGSPMNPDNKCRIW, from the exons aCCTGTGACCAGGAGCTGAGAACAGGTGCAGAGAAAGAACGATGCCTTCAGGGGAAAAGCCTACTTCTATGTGCACTTCTCAGTACTCTCCTTGGCTTTACATTGCTTATCACCTACCTCATGATGACTTGTGCTCTAG GATCCTGTGATGCTGAGTCAGATCTTGCACTGTTGGAAAGACTTCTGAATTCTAGGAATGACACTGTAAACCCCTGTGAGAACTTCTACAAATATGCCTGTGGCAGATGGGAAGGCAAACAGTCAAGCAGAACCAGAGAAGAATCACTAAATGTATTTGATGTGTTGTTGGAAGAAAACCTGTTGATCCTGAAAAGGCTTTTAG AAAGTCCACAATCTGGGGTAAGAGGCTCAGCCAAGGAGAAAGCAATGCAATTTTATCGTTCCTGCATGGATACTGAACGAATAGAATCCCAAGGAGCTCAACCATTGAAGGACTTCCTAAATCAG GTTGGTGGATGGCATAAGACAGGTGTGGGGGAAACAAAAGATTTTAATGAAACTCTTCAGATTCTCATGAGCAGATACAGCACCTTTCCATTTTTTAGAGTCCATGTGGGACCTAGTCCTTTTGACCCCAAGACCAATATTATTCAG ATTGACCATCCTGAGTTTGATATTCCACTTGAGAGTgaattcaaagagaaaaattatcttGAG GTTCTCCGTGTGTATCTTTCATATTTGAAGAAACTGGGGGTCCTACTTGGAAGGACAGAGGATGGTCCCCCTGATTCCTTTTCCCTGACCTTGTCCTTCATCTCTAACCTCCAGAAATTTGTAACTCCACTGCAGAAAAGACAGCAGAGGGGGATGCTGTTCTTTCGCACTACCATTAGGGAGCTACAG GAAAAGGCACCTGCTATTGACTGGCTGGCGTGTCTCAAGGCTGTCTTTCAATCTGTGCCGATGAACCTCTCTCAGCCAATTGCAGTGCATGACATGGATTACTTAAGCAACATGTCACAGCTCATTGAGAAGTGGCACAAGGGAAG CCTTCAATCTTCTGTCCACAGGGTCCTTCACATTTATATGATTGTTTGTCTGGTTGGGAATCTCTCCCCAGCCCTTGACAGTCAATTCCAAGATGCACGCCTGGAGCTGTATAAGATCCTTTATGGAAAAATGGGATCTAGAATG ATCCCAGCTGAACGCTGGAGGAAGTGCTTGAGTGATACCAGCTCTTTCTTTGACCCAGTTCTAGGAAAGATGATTGTgcaagaaatttttcctgagcAGACCAAGAAATTT GCTGAGCAGATGTTCTCTGTGATCCAAGATGCCCTCTGTGACCGCCTCGATCAGGTGGAGTGGATGGATGAACAGACTCGCCAAAATGCTAAAGCCTTG CTGGAGATAAATGAAGATACTTTTTTCCTCAATGTGGTGGCTTGTTTGAAAGTACTGAGGGAAAATTCCTACCTGAAGCTCCTTCAGCATTACCCACAGAAAAA CTGGCATGTGCACCCCTGGAGCGTGCATTCATACTATTCAATGACAGACCACATGGTGGTCCTTCCAGCTGGAATGTTCCGCAGTCCTTTTTTCCACATGGAGTTTCCCAG cgCTGTGAATTTTGGAGCCATCGGGGTCTTCATGGCACATGAAATTCTTCACTCATTCTATGGTTATG tGTTGCCTGGGGGCTGTCCTGCATGCAACAGGAGTGCACTACAAAGATCTATAGACTGCTTGGTTGAACAGTATGAAAGTTACAGCTTTAATGTCAATGGCACCTTCACGCTGTTGGAGAATACAGCTGACACTGGAGGGGTCGCCATCGCTTACCAG GCCTATAAGAATTGGttgaaaaagcacaaagagaaGGATTTACCTAAGATTGGACTTTCACACGATCAACTTTTCTACCTCAGTTTTGCTCAT GCAATGTGTGGACACCAGGATCCAGTGATGCTCCAGTCCTCCCTGAACACAGATCCACATAGTCCCTTGCCACTTCGTGTCTCTGGGCCTGTCAGCAATAGCCAGGACTTTTCCAAGAGCTTCCAATGTCCCAGTGGATCCCCAATGAACCCAGACAACAAATGCCGCATCTGGTAA
- the KEL gene encoding kell blood group glycoprotein isoform X6: MQFYRSCMDTERIESQGAQPLKDFLNQVGGWHKTGVGETKDFNETLQILMSRYSTFPFFRVHVGPSPFDPKTNIIQIDHPEFDIPLESEFKEKNYLEVLRVYLSYLKKLGVLLGRTEDGPPDSFSLTLSFISNLQKFVTPLQKRQQRGMLFFRTTIRELQEKAPAIDWLACLKAVFQSVPMNLSQPIAVHDMDYLSNMSQLIEKWHKGSLQSSVHRVLHIYMIVCLVGNLSPALDSQFQDARLELYKILYGKMGSRMIPAERWRKCLSDTSSFFDPVLGKMIVQEIFPEQTKKFAEQMFSVIQDALCDRLDQVEWMDEQTRQNAKALVSKLQVEIGYPAHILQTDKVNLEYQNLEINEDTFFLNVVACLKVLRENSYLKLLQHYPQKNWHVHPWSVHSYYSMTDHMVVLPAGMFRSPFFHMEFPSAVNFGAIGVFMAHEILHSFYGYVLPGGCPACNRSALQRSIDCLVEQYESYSFNVNGTFTLLENTADTGGVAIAYQAYKNWLKKHKEKDLPKIGLSHDQLFYLSFAHAMCGHQDPVMLQSSLNTDPHSPLPLRVSGPVSNSQDFSKSFQCPSGSPMNPDNKCRIW, translated from the exons ATGCAATTTTATCGTTCCTGCATGGATACTGAACGAATAGAATCCCAAGGAGCTCAACCATTGAAGGACTTCCTAAATCAG GTTGGTGGATGGCATAAGACAGGTGTGGGGGAAACAAAAGATTTTAATGAAACTCTTCAGATTCTCATGAGCAGATACAGCACCTTTCCATTTTTTAGAGTCCATGTGGGACCTAGTCCTTTTGACCCCAAGACCAATATTATTCAG ATTGACCATCCTGAGTTTGATATTCCACTTGAGAGTgaattcaaagagaaaaattatcttGAG GTTCTCCGTGTGTATCTTTCATATTTGAAGAAACTGGGGGTCCTACTTGGAAGGACAGAGGATGGTCCCCCTGATTCCTTTTCCCTGACCTTGTCCTTCATCTCTAACCTCCAGAAATTTGTAACTCCACTGCAGAAAAGACAGCAGAGGGGGATGCTGTTCTTTCGCACTACCATTAGGGAGCTACAG GAAAAGGCACCTGCTATTGACTGGCTGGCGTGTCTCAAGGCTGTCTTTCAATCTGTGCCGATGAACCTCTCTCAGCCAATTGCAGTGCATGACATGGATTACTTAAGCAACATGTCACAGCTCATTGAGAAGTGGCACAAGGGAAG CCTTCAATCTTCTGTCCACAGGGTCCTTCACATTTATATGATTGTTTGTCTGGTTGGGAATCTCTCCCCAGCCCTTGACAGTCAATTCCAAGATGCACGCCTGGAGCTGTATAAGATCCTTTATGGAAAAATGGGATCTAGAATG ATCCCAGCTGAACGCTGGAGGAAGTGCTTGAGTGATACCAGCTCTTTCTTTGACCCAGTTCTAGGAAAGATGATTGTgcaagaaatttttcctgagcAGACCAAGAAATTT GCTGAGCAGATGTTCTCTGTGATCCAAGATGCCCTCTGTGACCGCCTCGATCAGGTGGAGTGGATGGATGAACAGACTCGCCAAAATGCTAAAGCCTTG GTATCCAAACTACAAGTGGAGATTGGTTATCCAGCTCACATACTCCAGACTGACAAAGTGAACCTGGAATACCAGAAT CTGGAGATAAATGAAGATACTTTTTTCCTCAATGTGGTGGCTTGTTTGAAAGTACTGAGGGAAAATTCCTACCTGAAGCTCCTTCAGCATTACCCACAGAAAAA CTGGCATGTGCACCCCTGGAGCGTGCATTCATACTATTCAATGACAGACCACATGGTGGTCCTTCCAGCTGGAATGTTCCGCAGTCCTTTTTTCCACATGGAGTTTCCCAG cgCTGTGAATTTTGGAGCCATCGGGGTCTTCATGGCACATGAAATTCTTCACTCATTCTATGGTTATG tGTTGCCTGGGGGCTGTCCTGCATGCAACAGGAGTGCACTACAAAGATCTATAGACTGCTTGGTTGAACAGTATGAAAGTTACAGCTTTAATGTCAATGGCACCTTCACGCTGTTGGAGAATACAGCTGACACTGGAGGGGTCGCCATCGCTTACCAG GCCTATAAGAATTGGttgaaaaagcacaaagagaaGGATTTACCTAAGATTGGACTTTCACACGATCAACTTTTCTACCTCAGTTTTGCTCAT GCAATGTGTGGACACCAGGATCCAGTGATGCTCCAGTCCTCCCTGAACACAGATCCACATAGTCCCTTGCCACTTCGTGTCTCTGGGCCTGTCAGCAATAGCCAGGACTTTTCCAAGAGCTTCCAATGTCCCAGTGGATCCCCAATGAACCCAGACAACAAATGCCGCATCTGGTAA
- the KEL gene encoding kell blood group glycoprotein isoform X2, translating to MSTLPQTCDQELRTGAEKERCLQGKSLLLCALLSTLLGFTLLITYLMMTCALGSCDAESDLALLERLLNSRNDTVNPCENFYKYACGRWEGKQSSRTREESLNVFDVLLEENLLILKRLLESPQSGVRGSAKEKAMQFYRSCMDTERIESQGAQPLKDFLNQVGGWHKTGVGETKDFNETLQILMSRYSTFPFFRVHVGPSPFDPKTNIIQIDHPEFDIPLESEFKEKNYLEVLRVYLSYLKKLGVLLGRTEDGPPDSFSLTLSFISNLQKFVTPLQKRQQRGMLFFRTTIRELQEKAPAIDWLACLKAVFQSVPMNLSQPIAVHDMDYLSNMSQLIEKWHKGRVLHIYMIVCLVGNLSPALDSQFQDARLELYKILYGKMGSRMIPAERWRKCLSDTSSFFDPVLGKMIVQEIFPEQTKKFAEQMFSVIQDALCDRLDQVEWMDEQTRQNAKALVSKLQVEIGYPAHILQTDKVNLEYQNLEINEDTFFLNVVACLKVLRENSYLKLLQHYPQKNWHVHPWSVHSYYSMTDHMVVLPAGMFRSPFFHMEFPSAVNFGAIGVFMAHEILHSFYGYVLPGGCPACNRSALQRSIDCLVEQYESYSFNVNGTFTLLENTADTGGVAIAYQAYKNWLKKHKEKDLPKIGLSHDQLFYLSFAHAMCGHQDPVMLQSSLNTDPHSPLPLRVSGPVSNSQDFSKSFQCPSGSPMNPDNKCRIW from the exons aCCTGTGACCAGGAGCTGAGAACAGGTGCAGAGAAAGAACGATGCCTTCAGGGGAAAAGCCTACTTCTATGTGCACTTCTCAGTACTCTCCTTGGCTTTACATTGCTTATCACCTACCTCATGATGACTTGTGCTCTAG GATCCTGTGATGCTGAGTCAGATCTTGCACTGTTGGAAAGACTTCTGAATTCTAGGAATGACACTGTAAACCCCTGTGAGAACTTCTACAAATATGCCTGTGGCAGATGGGAAGGCAAACAGTCAAGCAGAACCAGAGAAGAATCACTAAATGTATTTGATGTGTTGTTGGAAGAAAACCTGTTGATCCTGAAAAGGCTTTTAG AAAGTCCACAATCTGGGGTAAGAGGCTCAGCCAAGGAGAAAGCAATGCAATTTTATCGTTCCTGCATGGATACTGAACGAATAGAATCCCAAGGAGCTCAACCATTGAAGGACTTCCTAAATCAG GTTGGTGGATGGCATAAGACAGGTGTGGGGGAAACAAAAGATTTTAATGAAACTCTTCAGATTCTCATGAGCAGATACAGCACCTTTCCATTTTTTAGAGTCCATGTGGGACCTAGTCCTTTTGACCCCAAGACCAATATTATTCAG ATTGACCATCCTGAGTTTGATATTCCACTTGAGAGTgaattcaaagagaaaaattatcttGAG GTTCTCCGTGTGTATCTTTCATATTTGAAGAAACTGGGGGTCCTACTTGGAAGGACAGAGGATGGTCCCCCTGATTCCTTTTCCCTGACCTTGTCCTTCATCTCTAACCTCCAGAAATTTGTAACTCCACTGCAGAAAAGACAGCAGAGGGGGATGCTGTTCTTTCGCACTACCATTAGGGAGCTACAG GAAAAGGCACCTGCTATTGACTGGCTGGCGTGTCTCAAGGCTGTCTTTCAATCTGTGCCGATGAACCTCTCTCAGCCAATTGCAGTGCATGACATGGATTACTTAAGCAACATGTCACAGCTCATTGAGAAGTGGCACAAGGGAAG GGTCCTTCACATTTATATGATTGTTTGTCTGGTTGGGAATCTCTCCCCAGCCCTTGACAGTCAATTCCAAGATGCACGCCTGGAGCTGTATAAGATCCTTTATGGAAAAATGGGATCTAGAATG ATCCCAGCTGAACGCTGGAGGAAGTGCTTGAGTGATACCAGCTCTTTCTTTGACCCAGTTCTAGGAAAGATGATTGTgcaagaaatttttcctgagcAGACCAAGAAATTT GCTGAGCAGATGTTCTCTGTGATCCAAGATGCCCTCTGTGACCGCCTCGATCAGGTGGAGTGGATGGATGAACAGACTCGCCAAAATGCTAAAGCCTTG GTATCCAAACTACAAGTGGAGATTGGTTATCCAGCTCACATACTCCAGACTGACAAAGTGAACCTGGAATACCAGAAT CTGGAGATAAATGAAGATACTTTTTTCCTCAATGTGGTGGCTTGTTTGAAAGTACTGAGGGAAAATTCCTACCTGAAGCTCCTTCAGCATTACCCACAGAAAAA CTGGCATGTGCACCCCTGGAGCGTGCATTCATACTATTCAATGACAGACCACATGGTGGTCCTTCCAGCTGGAATGTTCCGCAGTCCTTTTTTCCACATGGAGTTTCCCAG cgCTGTGAATTTTGGAGCCATCGGGGTCTTCATGGCACATGAAATTCTTCACTCATTCTATGGTTATG tGTTGCCTGGGGGCTGTCCTGCATGCAACAGGAGTGCACTACAAAGATCTATAGACTGCTTGGTTGAACAGTATGAAAGTTACAGCTTTAATGTCAATGGCACCTTCACGCTGTTGGAGAATACAGCTGACACTGGAGGGGTCGCCATCGCTTACCAG GCCTATAAGAATTGGttgaaaaagcacaaagagaaGGATTTACCTAAGATTGGACTTTCACACGATCAACTTTTCTACCTCAGTTTTGCTCAT GCAATGTGTGGACACCAGGATCCAGTGATGCTCCAGTCCTCCCTGAACACAGATCCACATAGTCCCTTGCCACTTCGTGTCTCTGGGCCTGTCAGCAATAGCCAGGACTTTTCCAAGAGCTTCCAATGTCCCAGTGGATCCCCAATGAACCCAGACAACAAATGCCGCATCTGGTAA
- the KEL gene encoding kell blood group glycoprotein isoform X4, whose translation MSTLPQTCDQELRTGAEKERCLQGKSLLLCALLSTLLGFTLLITYLMMTCALGSCDAESDLALLERLLNSRNDTVNPCENFYKYACGRWEGKQSSRTREESLNVFDVLLEENLLILKRLLESPQSGVRGSAKEKAMQFYRSCMDTERIESQGAQPLKDFLNQVGGWHKTGVGETKDFNETLQILMSRYSTFPFFRVHVGPSPFDPKTNIIQIDHPEFDIPLESEFKEKNYLEKFVTPLQKRQQRGMLFFRTTIRELQEKAPAIDWLACLKAVFQSVPMNLSQPIAVHDMDYLSNMSQLIEKWHKGSLQSSVHRVLHIYMIVCLVGNLSPALDSQFQDARLELYKILYGKMGSRMIPAERWRKCLSDTSSFFDPVLGKMIVQEIFPEQTKKFAEQMFSVIQDALCDRLDQVEWMDEQTRQNAKALVSKLQVEIGYPAHILQTDKVNLEYQNLEINEDTFFLNVVACLKVLRENSYLKLLQHYPQKNWHVHPWSVHSYYSMTDHMVVLPAGMFRSPFFHMEFPSAVNFGAIGVFMAHEILHSFYGYVLPGGCPACNRSALQRSIDCLVEQYESYSFNVNGTFTLLENTADTGGVAIAYQAYKNWLKKHKEKDLPKIGLSHDQLFYLSFAHAMCGHQDPVMLQSSLNTDPHSPLPLRVSGPVSNSQDFSKSFQCPSGSPMNPDNKCRIW comes from the exons aCCTGTGACCAGGAGCTGAGAACAGGTGCAGAGAAAGAACGATGCCTTCAGGGGAAAAGCCTACTTCTATGTGCACTTCTCAGTACTCTCCTTGGCTTTACATTGCTTATCACCTACCTCATGATGACTTGTGCTCTAG GATCCTGTGATGCTGAGTCAGATCTTGCACTGTTGGAAAGACTTCTGAATTCTAGGAATGACACTGTAAACCCCTGTGAGAACTTCTACAAATATGCCTGTGGCAGATGGGAAGGCAAACAGTCAAGCAGAACCAGAGAAGAATCACTAAATGTATTTGATGTGTTGTTGGAAGAAAACCTGTTGATCCTGAAAAGGCTTTTAG AAAGTCCACAATCTGGGGTAAGAGGCTCAGCCAAGGAGAAAGCAATGCAATTTTATCGTTCCTGCATGGATACTGAACGAATAGAATCCCAAGGAGCTCAACCATTGAAGGACTTCCTAAATCAG GTTGGTGGATGGCATAAGACAGGTGTGGGGGAAACAAAAGATTTTAATGAAACTCTTCAGATTCTCATGAGCAGATACAGCACCTTTCCATTTTTTAGAGTCCATGTGGGACCTAGTCCTTTTGACCCCAAGACCAATATTATTCAG ATTGACCATCCTGAGTTTGATATTCCACTTGAGAGTgaattcaaagagaaaaattatcttGAG AAATTTGTAACTCCACTGCAGAAAAGACAGCAGAGGGGGATGCTGTTCTTTCGCACTACCATTAGGGAGCTACAG GAAAAGGCACCTGCTATTGACTGGCTGGCGTGTCTCAAGGCTGTCTTTCAATCTGTGCCGATGAACCTCTCTCAGCCAATTGCAGTGCATGACATGGATTACTTAAGCAACATGTCACAGCTCATTGAGAAGTGGCACAAGGGAAG CCTTCAATCTTCTGTCCACAGGGTCCTTCACATTTATATGATTGTTTGTCTGGTTGGGAATCTCTCCCCAGCCCTTGACAGTCAATTCCAAGATGCACGCCTGGAGCTGTATAAGATCCTTTATGGAAAAATGGGATCTAGAATG ATCCCAGCTGAACGCTGGAGGAAGTGCTTGAGTGATACCAGCTCTTTCTTTGACCCAGTTCTAGGAAAGATGATTGTgcaagaaatttttcctgagcAGACCAAGAAATTT GCTGAGCAGATGTTCTCTGTGATCCAAGATGCCCTCTGTGACCGCCTCGATCAGGTGGAGTGGATGGATGAACAGACTCGCCAAAATGCTAAAGCCTTG GTATCCAAACTACAAGTGGAGATTGGTTATCCAGCTCACATACTCCAGACTGACAAAGTGAACCTGGAATACCAGAAT CTGGAGATAAATGAAGATACTTTTTTCCTCAATGTGGTGGCTTGTTTGAAAGTACTGAGGGAAAATTCCTACCTGAAGCTCCTTCAGCATTACCCACAGAAAAA CTGGCATGTGCACCCCTGGAGCGTGCATTCATACTATTCAATGACAGACCACATGGTGGTCCTTCCAGCTGGAATGTTCCGCAGTCCTTTTTTCCACATGGAGTTTCCCAG cgCTGTGAATTTTGGAGCCATCGGGGTCTTCATGGCACATGAAATTCTTCACTCATTCTATGGTTATG tGTTGCCTGGGGGCTGTCCTGCATGCAACAGGAGTGCACTACAAAGATCTATAGACTGCTTGGTTGAACAGTATGAAAGTTACAGCTTTAATGTCAATGGCACCTTCACGCTGTTGGAGAATACAGCTGACACTGGAGGGGTCGCCATCGCTTACCAG GCCTATAAGAATTGGttgaaaaagcacaaagagaaGGATTTACCTAAGATTGGACTTTCACACGATCAACTTTTCTACCTCAGTTTTGCTCAT GCAATGTGTGGACACCAGGATCCAGTGATGCTCCAGTCCTCCCTGAACACAGATCCACATAGTCCCTTGCCACTTCGTGTCTCTGGGCCTGTCAGCAATAGCCAGGACTTTTCCAAGAGCTTCCAATGTCCCAGTGGATCCCCAATGAACCCAGACAACAAATGCCGCATCTGGTAA
- the KEL gene encoding kell blood group glycoprotein isoform X1 produces the protein MSTLPQTCDQELRTGAEKERCLQGKSLLLCALLSTLLGFTLLITYLMMTCALGSCDAESDLALLERLLNSRNDTVNPCENFYKYACGRWEGKQSSRTREESLNVFDVLLEENLLILKRLLESPQSGVRGSAKEKAMQFYRSCMDTERIESQGAQPLKDFLNQVGGWHKTGVGETKDFNETLQILMSRYSTFPFFRVHVGPSPFDPKTNIIQIDHPEFDIPLESEFKEKNYLEVLRVYLSYLKKLGVLLGRTEDGPPDSFSLTLSFISNLQKFVTPLQKRQQRGMLFFRTTIRELQEKAPAIDWLACLKAVFQSVPMNLSQPIAVHDMDYLSNMSQLIEKWHKGSLQSSVHRVLHIYMIVCLVGNLSPALDSQFQDARLELYKILYGKMGSRMIPAERWRKCLSDTSSFFDPVLGKMIVQEIFPEQTKKFAEQMFSVIQDALCDRLDQVEWMDEQTRQNAKALVSKLQVEIGYPAHILQTDKVNLEYQNLEINEDTFFLNVVACLKVLRENSYLKLLQHYPQKNWHVHPWSVHSYYSMTDHMVVLPAGMFRSPFFHMEFPSAVNFGAIGVFMAHEILHSFYGYVLPGGCPACNRSALQRSIDCLVEQYESYSFNVNGTFTLLENTADTGGVAIAYQAYKNWLKKHKEKDLPKIGLSHDQLFYLSFAHAMCGHQDPVMLQSSLNTDPHSPLPLRVSGPVSNSQDFSKSFQCPSGSPMNPDNKCRIW, from the exons aCCTGTGACCAGGAGCTGAGAACAGGTGCAGAGAAAGAACGATGCCTTCAGGGGAAAAGCCTACTTCTATGTGCACTTCTCAGTACTCTCCTTGGCTTTACATTGCTTATCACCTACCTCATGATGACTTGTGCTCTAG GATCCTGTGATGCTGAGTCAGATCTTGCACTGTTGGAAAGACTTCTGAATTCTAGGAATGACACTGTAAACCCCTGTGAGAACTTCTACAAATATGCCTGTGGCAGATGGGAAGGCAAACAGTCAAGCAGAACCAGAGAAGAATCACTAAATGTATTTGATGTGTTGTTGGAAGAAAACCTGTTGATCCTGAAAAGGCTTTTAG AAAGTCCACAATCTGGGGTAAGAGGCTCAGCCAAGGAGAAAGCAATGCAATTTTATCGTTCCTGCATGGATACTGAACGAATAGAATCCCAAGGAGCTCAACCATTGAAGGACTTCCTAAATCAG GTTGGTGGATGGCATAAGACAGGTGTGGGGGAAACAAAAGATTTTAATGAAACTCTTCAGATTCTCATGAGCAGATACAGCACCTTTCCATTTTTTAGAGTCCATGTGGGACCTAGTCCTTTTGACCCCAAGACCAATATTATTCAG ATTGACCATCCTGAGTTTGATATTCCACTTGAGAGTgaattcaaagagaaaaattatcttGAG GTTCTCCGTGTGTATCTTTCATATTTGAAGAAACTGGGGGTCCTACTTGGAAGGACAGAGGATGGTCCCCCTGATTCCTTTTCCCTGACCTTGTCCTTCATCTCTAACCTCCAGAAATTTGTAACTCCACTGCAGAAAAGACAGCAGAGGGGGATGCTGTTCTTTCGCACTACCATTAGGGAGCTACAG GAAAAGGCACCTGCTATTGACTGGCTGGCGTGTCTCAAGGCTGTCTTTCAATCTGTGCCGATGAACCTCTCTCAGCCAATTGCAGTGCATGACATGGATTACTTAAGCAACATGTCACAGCTCATTGAGAAGTGGCACAAGGGAAG CCTTCAATCTTCTGTCCACAGGGTCCTTCACATTTATATGATTGTTTGTCTGGTTGGGAATCTCTCCCCAGCCCTTGACAGTCAATTCCAAGATGCACGCCTGGAGCTGTATAAGATCCTTTATGGAAAAATGGGATCTAGAATG ATCCCAGCTGAACGCTGGAGGAAGTGCTTGAGTGATACCAGCTCTTTCTTTGACCCAGTTCTAGGAAAGATGATTGTgcaagaaatttttcctgagcAGACCAAGAAATTT GCTGAGCAGATGTTCTCTGTGATCCAAGATGCCCTCTGTGACCGCCTCGATCAGGTGGAGTGGATGGATGAACAGACTCGCCAAAATGCTAAAGCCTTG GTATCCAAACTACAAGTGGAGATTGGTTATCCAGCTCACATACTCCAGACTGACAAAGTGAACCTGGAATACCAGAAT CTGGAGATAAATGAAGATACTTTTTTCCTCAATGTGGTGGCTTGTTTGAAAGTACTGAGGGAAAATTCCTACCTGAAGCTCCTTCAGCATTACCCACAGAAAAA CTGGCATGTGCACCCCTGGAGCGTGCATTCATACTATTCAATGACAGACCACATGGTGGTCCTTCCAGCTGGAATGTTCCGCAGTCCTTTTTTCCACATGGAGTTTCCCAG cgCTGTGAATTTTGGAGCCATCGGGGTCTTCATGGCACATGAAATTCTTCACTCATTCTATGGTTATG tGTTGCCTGGGGGCTGTCCTGCATGCAACAGGAGTGCACTACAAAGATCTATAGACTGCTTGGTTGAACAGTATGAAAGTTACAGCTTTAATGTCAATGGCACCTTCACGCTGTTGGAGAATACAGCTGACACTGGAGGGGTCGCCATCGCTTACCAG GCCTATAAGAATTGGttgaaaaagcacaaagagaaGGATTTACCTAAGATTGGACTTTCACACGATCAACTTTTCTACCTCAGTTTTGCTCAT GCAATGTGTGGACACCAGGATCCAGTGATGCTCCAGTCCTCCCTGAACACAGATCCACATAGTCCCTTGCCACTTCGTGTCTCTGGGCCTGTCAGCAATAGCCAGGACTTTTCCAAGAGCTTCCAATGTCCCAGTGGATCCCCAATGAACCCAGACAACAAATGCCGCATCTGGTAA